TAGATCGTGCGATCCATTATTTGTGGAACTGGAATTTGTGTTGTAGCTTTTACCATTAGATGTTGCTAACTTCTTGGAATGTTATTGGCCGTAGAAGAACGAGGGTCCTTTTCTGTTCAATGGAAGGTGGAGAATTCTCCGGTTGATCTTAACTTTAGCATTTGTATGGCGTATAGAAAACTAGCCATAATTCATGCTGACATGTAGGAGTACGTTTTACAACAGGTGTATCAGGTGATAACGTACTTGCACTTTATGAAATAAAAGGATTATGTGAAGCAGTTGAATTACTTTGATTGACATCTTGATTCTATCACTTGAAGGGCCTCTACCTGGGTTCTGTTGGAGCAGCACTGAATAACGAGGCTCTGAAGAGCTTGAACATCACCCACATCTTGGTTGTTGCCAGATCATTGAATCCCGCTTTTCCAGCAGAATTTACGTACAAGAAGATCGAGGGTACCGCTCTCCTAATTTTTACCTGTGTTTCCAGCTAAGATATTGGCCTATGACCTTTATAATCCCAAGATCCTGACATTCCTGATATGTTTGGTAGACATGTTAGCCAACTTTTTACCATCTTCGTTATATTTAAAATTGATGTGTATCAGTTCTGGTTTAGAGAATTCGTATTCTGATAACAAACTTAGATTGGAACATCTAAATCTTTACTTTGTATTAGTGGTTTTTTAGCCTTTACTTCTTTTTGACATGTTTCTTAGCCTTTACTGATTGTGTCTACCTGAGCAATTTTCTTTTGTCATCCAAAGTTCCATGCAGAACTAAAAACATACTTTCTTTATTGACACAGTACTTGACAGCCCAGACACTGATTTGGGAAAGCATTTCGGTGAATGCTTTACTTTCATAGATGAGGGTATCTGCACTGGTGGCAATGTGCTGGTTCACTGCTTTGCAGGTCGGTCGCGGAGGTAAAGTTGTTTCCTACGAGTTGTTTAATGTCAATTATTTTGGAATGCGTTCAATATTGTTATATTATCAGCCACCCCTACCTACCTAGTCAAAGTCTTCTTGCTGGCCCAACGAAACATGCATTTTAGAGTGCCGTGCCAAGGCGATAGCCTTAATTCAAAATTTGTTTTCTTTGCCAATATATTCTAAAGTGGAAGGCTATACTTTTAGTGGAACAAATACAGATGAAAACATGATGTGATATACCAGTGACATGAGCATGATGATGTTTCATTGTCAAAACGGAAAATTAATAATATGCATATATGATAAAATTGTTCTTATTTGGATTTAGTATAAATGTACATATTTACATGTGAATCGACGCATCCACTTAGCATGTAACGAGAATCTGTTATGGGAAGTATAACAGCGTGTTTCTTAATGCCGTTGAATGATTAGTCGGTCACATAATCCTGAATCGGTTATTTCCTGATTGATAGCCCTTTTTCCTATTTAATAACTGAAACAGCTTTCTCAGTCATCATTATAATAAATTGGTATGTAGTATTGTGTGGTGCCATTTAAAATTTAGAGCAATATTTTGTtatataaaatcacatatttctgTATCTGTAGATGTGTCAtggataatattttggctttgtGACcgaaatgtgaagcacattatcGAGACAAATTAGTTCTGAGGTGATCTTTATCTAAATTTCCAGTGTCACAGTTATTCTTGCATATCTTATGAAGAAGCATCAGATGAGCCTGCAAAGTGCCATGTCACTAGTTAGAAGCAAACGACCTCAAATAGCACCCAATGCGGGCTTTATATCCCAGCTGGTGAACTTTGAGAAGTCTCTGCAAGGTAAAATACAAATATCTCTTGTTTTATGACGACATTTTGTAAGTTTCATTTGTATAACATATGTCCTGCTTCTTTTCATATCAATAACCTAGTTTTCCAAGTAACAGCAACTTAGTATTACGGGTGTCAATTCCTTCATAGCTTCTTGTGTCTATTTCATTTGATCCTAACCTATGATTTGACTGCAAGTGTATATTCAAATCTTTAGGGCTTGTTTCGACCTGAAGGGATATACTAAATCCTTTGAATTGCAAGGGAAACTGTAGCAAGTCCTTGCCAATATGTAACTACTGGACCTAAATAATCCCCACATAGCCAGCCAGCCTTTAATGGGTTTCTAAATGTTTTCTCCGTGTATAATTGCTTATAGTGAAGCTATATTTTCTGTGGAAAGATGTTTGCTGTAATGTTTTTCCCTGAACCAGCCTGATTAAGGAGTAGGACAGTTGCAAGCAAGGCTGCACATATAAGCTGATTAAACTCTCCTTTTGTTGCTAAACCAAACTTTGGCAGCATAGAAGTAGGTTCAGTACTATTTTCCCATTACTGCCTGAAGATATTTGGCATGTTGGGACGGAGGGGGTACTATTTTCCCGTTACTGCCTTGAGATATTTATTTTGTCAGGAAGTATGCTATTTTGCTTGTTGACACAACATTTTCCTAGCAACATGGCTTGAAGAAAAGCATACTGGAACCTTGTTAAGTTTGCTAATGTTAGAGTTTCCGTTTTTTGTATACACATCTCTTCTTCCTTAACTCTCAGCCTTAGTCACTGTCAGTTACTATCTCTGACGCTTAATAAACAAGTCTTTTGGTGAGATGCATGGATCCATGGGAAGTCCGTAAAGAGAGACCCCTTGTTAAGTTTGCTAATGTTAGAGTTTCCGTTTTTTGTATACACATCTCTTCTTCCTTAACTCTCAACCTTAGTCACTGTCAGTTACTACCTCTGACGCTTAACAAACACGTTTTTTGGTGAGATGCATGGATCCATGGGAAGTCTGTAATGAGAGACCTGAAGGGGGCTGGaatatcaccaaagaactagccaTGTGCAGGGAAGTGTGGAAGTTAGCTATCCACGTGCCAGAACCATGACTAAGTTTCGAGACCTTATGGGTTTCAgttctagcctaccccaacttgtttgggactgaaaggctttgttgttgtgcATGGATCCAAGTATTAGATGTCATTGGTACCATGACTCAATTGTATTAATCGTATTCACTAAGTTTTCACTCGTCATCTTTTAGTTCATGTCCAGTTCTTAGTTTATCATAGGCCTAACCACAGACGGAGTAATCTTACATGCCAAACTTCTATCGGTGTGCAGTGGAGCAGGGACAAAGAACGTTGCAATCTAACTAACTACAGGTGTAAATATCAAGAACCCGCTATCAATAGCTTCCTTACTGCATGTTATCACCTCCAGAAATCAAACAGGGCCGTTGCAACCGGTATGAGTTCCGGCCATCTTATTATGCTCATTCCCCTAATTGATTCTGTGATGTTCTAGGGTAATTTTTAGCCCAAGGAATCAGCGCTACAAGAATGCAGATGATACAGCAGTCTCCCCTGTAATAAATGTTCCCTGTAATGCAGATGATACCTTTGCCCTCTTCATTTAGGGCCTGTTTGAATCACGGGGAATTTTCCTGTTGACTGTGGTAAAAGATCTGTTCCATTTTGATGCTCAATGATcttcagcagcagcagcagcagccgcctTCTGAAATGAAAGATGTATATGTATGATCTTTGAATAAAAATGGTATGGTGCTTGTGCAAGCGTATGAATTAGCTTCTGTTCGGTGTTCGTGGTTGTCTATGTTTATTCTGTTATTACTGATCACGCTCCTGGTACATGGTAGTTTTTTGACTTCGCGGCCATGATGCTATGCATGCAAGGAAGACTACAAATGTCTGGCTCGGTTGACGCTATTTTGGACGTTTTCATATCGGATTGTACAAACAAAATTAGAGACAGGCATACCAACGCATTAGATGTTGCATCTTAGTGATGTTGTATTTAATTTGTTTAGGAATCATGTCTCTTTAGCAACCGGTAAGAGCACTGCCTTTTCATTACGTGTGTGTGTGTCGGGGGGGAAGACCCCGGGTAGGCTCGGGAGCACAAGACCCTTTTTCGAAACATCCGGGTAGGCTCGGGAGCACAAGACCCTTTTTCGAAACATCAGGGCGGCCGACACCCCTTAGAGCATCTCTAACAGACCCCACATAAGTGGTCAAACTCGTAAAAATTTTGCGTTTTACAGTTTTGGGCGAAAAAAGTGTCCAGAACAGAAACCGTAAAAGTAGTCTAACCCGTAAATTTTTTAAGGGCCACCGCAAATGCACACCCGAAACCCTTATCTTTGGAGGTTGGAAGGCCGAATATAGGGGGCCCCGTATACCGGTCAAACCTCGTCGGAGCAAACACGCCGCCGCGGAGTTTGCCGGAATCCGCCCTAAACTCGCCGGAATTCATCATCGCACATCGAAAAAGGCTGCTAGACGCCGCAATCGATCGCCGCCGGTTCGAATTGGACAAGCTCGACATCGTCGTGGCCTCCCATGACCTCAGCCTGGCCGTCGGAATCCTCCCGACGTGGCAGGCAAAGGGGCACGGCTCGCCTGGCAATAGAGCAAGGTGCGGACGacggaggcgacggggtgtggccGGCAAGGCTGGGCGCGGATGACGGAGGCGACGGGGCATGGCCGGCGAGGCTGGGCGCGACCGGCGCGGTGATGGGGCGCGACCGGCAGGGACGGGGCGTGACCGATGGGCGATGGGGCGCGGCCGACGGGCGACGGGGCATGGCCTGCGGGTGACGGGGCGCGGCCGACGGGGTTGGGCGCGGCCGGCTGGAGGAAGgggcggcaacggccggactgaaGGAAGGAGCTCTTTATTCTAGTGTTACAGTTTGTTTTACAGCATTTGTTCGGCCGCGCTAGTTTTCGACCCGCAAACGCGATCTTCGTGaaactgcaaacgcgttttgcggttcaagtttttgcggggtctgctagagttgctcttagtcCGGCTGGCACTCCAGCCGACTTCCTTGCCGAGGGCCGGCTAGGCACGGCCCCACGCGTGGGCCGGTTGGCTGCAGCCGGCGGCCGGCGGGGTCAGCACCCGTCCCACCCCGCTGTATGACAAGACCGCTCCCACGTCAGGGAGAGCACCGCTCCCGCATCGGGGAGAGCATGGCGACAGTGTGCGCGGTATCGCtgactaagagcatctccagccgttcggcccCCCAGGGCACTGAAAAAGAGCCGCCTGGGGGTCCGCCGGCGCTAGATTGGCCCCTGGGAGCGACCTAGCTCCCAGTCGTCGGCCCACAGGTCGCCCCGGGTTCGGCGACGTCCGTACCAAATATACTTAAACTCGGCGTTTTTTGCACAAACTTGGCGAAATTTCattgaaatttgtaaaaaaaaCACAAAACACATGCAAACTACGCCTTAACAACGCCTAAACTACGCCTAgccgccatcgccgtcgccgtcgtaTACATGTCGAGGAGCCTGTAGAAGCGGGTGTAGTCGctgccgccgtcgtcgtcgtcgtcgtcgtcgcggcTGGCTTGGGCCGGCGTCGTCCCTGCTGCAGCCCTGGCCCGGGTCGCCGAGGCGCGGTGGTGCGCTAGACGACCCGGCCTCGCCCTCATCGTCGCTGTCGAGGACGATGACGCAGCCTTCCTCGCGATCGCGGCGACGGGCCTGGAGCTCCTTGTGCGCCCGGCGCTGGCGGCGTACCTACTCCCGGACGTAGTCCTTCTTCGCCCACTTGAGGGCGGACTCGTCGTCGGGGGCCGCCATCTCGACGTGCTCCGGCTTTACCGGGAGCAGCCCCGGCTCCAGCTTCGGCCGGACCAGGCGGTAGGATCCGCGCGGGGAGGATCGGACGGcctcgttgatgacgagggcGCCGCTGCGGGTGCAGCGCCGGAGCGGTGTCTCCTCCGGCTCGGGTTTGACGGGGCAGAGCGTGGTCGGCGAGCCGGagctcgacgacgacgaggaccCCAGCTCCATCCGCCGCGGCGTCCAGGAGCTACTGCGGCGGTGAGAGAAGGACGGCCGCGGCGGGTACTCGAGGCGCGACGTGTTGCCGGTCTCGACGTGGTCGAGGACGGCCTCGAGGGTGCGGCCCGGAATGCCCCACCACTCGCGCCGCCCGTCGGCGTTGTGGCGGCCCCGCGGGATGACGCCATTGGTGGACGCGAGCAGCTCCTCGCGGCGGCGCTCGAAATACATCGTCCAAAGGTGGTGGCTGTCGGCGGCGTAGCGCGGCTCGTTCCGCTGCTCCTCCGTCATGGACGAGCGAATGCGGGCGATCTCGGTGCGGTGCGCCACCCCTTCGGGCACCGGTGGCACCGGCACGCCACCGGCGCTCAGCCTCCACGTCCCCGGCACCCGCATGTCCGGGGGCGTCGGGTACTCCGCCTCGTACAGCAGCCGCGCCTCCGCCTCTTGGAGGTGGCGGCGACCGAAGCCGTTTGCTACCACGCCGTCGGCTGGGTACCTCTCGGCCATCTTTCTTGTCGGCGGGAAGAGGGGAGAGTGCTGCTTACTACGCCGGAGAGGGGGGAAATGAGAGCTGTGGCATCCACCGGCGAGGAGGTCGCCTTTTATAGCCTTCgctgggcggcggcgggctgcATGCCGGGCGACGCGTGGCTGGACGCGCGTCGCTGCGCGttcactgcgccgcccgtgaggcatcaatggaggctGACCGGCGTGGCAGCGCGGCAGCCTTCGCATTGATTCCCCcgggaaccgaggcgatgaggGCGACGAAGCGGCGTGccgctgactcggcgggcccatCCACTTCCGCGCCAAAACGTCTCGCCCCGGCGCCCTCGGgcgccccccagcgcgccgggttcggcctgggtccgtcggcgccagtttcggcccaaaccggcgaaaaacgggctcctgggggcgcgactgggccgatttttgggCGCCGGCGCGGCAAAAATGCCTGGGGAGGTCCTGTTGgtggcgcggctggagatgctctaacgaGAGCGTGCCACAGTGTCTGCAGTACCATTGACCGGGGCAACTGGCGTCAGCATGACGTGGCACAGTGGGCGCATAGTGCCACCCACTCTGTGACGTAGAGGATGACGAGCTACCGTGACGTGTAGCCGGCAGGTCCCACTGCAGGCTAGATACGATGACAACTGGGCCCTGCCCCCCTTATTTTATCACTTGTAACTTGGGAGGCCAGTCTATACTGTTGAATATATGGTTTGTGCATGTATATTGTATAGCCTGCCCCACCTCCTAGTCTttgtatagttgaggttgtgGCCCACCTTGTACTCCATATATACGTGCGCTATGCACCGATCAATACATCGTGAAGCATTGCCAAAACTCTTGTCTCCAACATGGTATCATACCTAAGATCCTAACCCTAACCCgtgtgccgccgccgccgcgatccccatccccgccgccgccacccaccgccgccgccgccaccacccgccgccgtcgccgccgcgatCCCACGCCGCCTTGACCGCCGCCCCCGtgtgcgccgccgcccccgcttCCGCCTCCACCCTACCGCGCCGCCACCCGACCGCGCCTCCACCCCTCGGCCGCGCCGCTTCCCCGTGAGACGCCGCCAACCCCATCCCCCCATGGCCTTCCCCGGCTCCTCCGACACCACCCCCAACCGCCGCACCAACCCGTTCGAAGGTCCCGATCCCGTTGTCATTCGCGACCTCAACATCCTCGCCCGGGTTCCCGTCGTCCTCGACCACCTCACCTCCACGTACTATGCATGGAAGACGTAATTCGCCCTCGTGTTCCGGGAGTACAACATCCGGGATCACATCGATGGCTCCGTGGACTCCCGCTTCATGGAGGACGATGAGGAGTGGATGTCCATCGATGCCACTCTCATCCGTTGGTTCTACACCACCATCTCGAAGGACCTCTTCCACACGGTGGTCTCCGCCGACGATGATGCTCACGCCGTTTGGACCAAGCTCAAcggcctcttcaccgacaacGTGCTCCAACGCAAGGTTTTCTTGCACGGCGAGTTTTTTGGGTGCCAGCAGCTCGACACGTCTGTTGATGATTACTGCATGCGCCTCAAGAAGCTTGTTGACGAGCTCCGTGATCTTGGTGAGAAGGTCTCCGACGAGCTCCTCCTCAGCACCCTCATCGCCGGCCTGAACGACGATTTCGGGAACGCCGCCTCCAACATCCCCCTCATCACCAACCCGACGTTCCCGAAGATCGTTGTGTATCTGAAGTTGGAGGAGCGGAGGATGCGGATGTCACGCACCCGGGCCACCCACACCGCCCTCACCGCCGGTACCCGCGGCGGTGCGCCGCCCACCGCCCCGCCGAGGCCCGTCCCGGGTCCCTtcccagcgccgccgccgcccgggttCCCGTACCCGCAGCAGCCGCCGGCCCCCTGCCGAGCAGCAGCAGCATTGCCGCGGGGGCCGCAAGccgcaacagcagcagcagccggcTGCGCCCGGCGGGGCGCCGTGCCACCACCACCAGCTAGCAGCTCCCACCGGCGCCCTGGCAGGCCGGCCAGAACCCCTGGACCGGGGTTGTGCACGCGTACTCCATGCCTATATCGCGTGCCCCCGTTCCGGGCCTCTTCGGCGCCCGCCCGGCCGCTCATCAGGCGCTTCATGCGGCCCCTCAGCCGTACCCGCCCGTGCCGCTCTACGGCCCCTCCGCGGCCTACGGGCTGCCCTCGGCCGGTGGGTTCGTGGCGCCACCGCCTCAGCCGGCGCCGTCCGCCCCGGCTCTTCCGCCGGCACCTTGGGACCCCGCGCTCCTAGCGGCCCTCCACACCGCCCCCACGCCGCAGCAGTACACTGGCGGTGGCGACTGGTATATGGACACCGGAGCCACGGCTCACATGGTCGCCAACCCCGGTAACCTTCTTGCCGCTCACCCCGTTCACACCGCTGCTCGCATTACCGTGGGTGACGGTTCTTCCATGCCTATTAATCATGTCGGCCATGCTGCTTTTCCTTCTAACTCCATGTCGTTATATCTTTCTAACGTACTTGTCTCTCCTGACATCATTAAAAATCTTGTTTCCATTCGTTCTCTTACACGTGAAAATCATGTTACCGTTGAATTTGACATGTTTGGCTTTTCTGTTAAGGATGCCCGTACCCGGATGGTGCTCCACCGATGTGACAGCCCCGACGAGCTCTACCCGGTCCACTCATCCACTTCCTCTGCTGCTGCACCCATGGCGCTTTCCGCCGGAGTGGACCTTTGGCACGCCCGTCTCGGTCATCCCAACACCGCCACCCTTCATCATATTCTTCGGAGTTTTTCATTCACGTGTAATAAGATCGACGATCACACTTGTCATGCTTGTCGTCTCGGCAAACATGTTCGTCTTCCTTTTAGCAATTCCTCGCATGTCGCATCATACCCGTTTGAGTTAattcatagtgatgtttggacctCTCCTGTTGCAAGTAACATGGGCTATCTTTATTATCTTGTCATACTTGATGATTTTTCGCACTATGTGTGGACCTTCCCGTTGCGGCGCAAGTCGGACTCTGTTTCCACTCTCACCGCTTTCTACTCCTATGTCTCCACGCAGTTTGGACGTCCCATTCATGTGTTGCAAACAGACAACGGGAAGGAGTTTGATAACCTTGCGATCCGCAACCTTCTCGCCACACACGGCACGATCTTTCGTCTCACTTGCCCGTACACTTCGCAACAAAACGGCCGCGCTGAGCGCGTGCTTCGCACTCTTAACGACTGCGTTCGCACCCTCCTCTTTCACGCCAACGTGCCACCACGTTTTTGGCCCGACGCGCTCGCCACCGCATCACTACTCATCAACATTCGTCCTTGTCGCACTCGCGGGAACTTTGCACCTCATCACCTCTTGTTTGGCACGCCACCTTCCTATGTTGAGCTCCGTATTTTCGGTTGCCTGTGCTACCCCAGCATCGCTTCCATTACCCCTCACAAGCTCGCACCTCGGTCTGTGGCCTGCATCTTTCTCGGCTATCCCCCCAACACCAAAGGCTACCGCTGCTATGATCCTATCTCACATCGGGTGATCACTTCACGACATGTTTACTTTGATGAGATGTTTTTTCGTTTCAGCAGGTACCTTCGGATGTTACGGCTTTGCCCGCTCCCGGTGACGGCCGCCCACGTGCTTCTCTTGGGCCGCCTCCTGGCTTTGAGGGTGCCCCCCGCGCCACGGGTCGAGTTTCTCCCCGGTTGGCTGCCCTGAGGGCTGCACCTTCCTCGGCGCCCGTGATGCCCTTGACGTCCCCGACCACGCCGTCGGCCTCGCCCGCCGCCTCGCCCGCGGCGGCCTCACCCGTCGCCTCGCCGGCGGCCTCGCCCGCGgcggcctcgcccacggcctcggaGGAGGCGGGCTCTTCCTCGTCATCACCCGTCTCCGCTCCGGACCCGCTGCCCCGTCCGATGACTCGCTCTCGGGCTGGCACCCTCCGCCCGAGCACACGGTACCCCAGCGATGCGTACCTTCTCGCTGCTTCCATCTCTGAGCCGTCCCCTCTCCCATCGCCAGCTCGAGCCGCCCTTCGGGATCCTCATTGGCTCGCTGCAATGCAGGAAGAGTTCGACGCGCTCCAGCGGAACCATACCTGGCAGCTCGTCCCTCGGCCGCCCCGTGCCAACATCATCACGGGCAAGTGGGTCTTTCGGCACAAGACTTGTCCGGACGGTACTCTCGAGCGCTATAAAGCTCGCTGGGTGGTTCGGGGCTTTCGACAACGCGCgggcgtggacttcaccgacacaTTTGCCCCGGTTGTTAAACCGGGCACGATCCGCGCCGTGCTCCAGCTAGCCGTGTCTCGCGCTTGGCCTGTGCATCAGTTGGATGTGTCCAACGCCTTCTTGCATGGTCACCTCGCTGAGCAGGTGTTCTGTGACCAGCCCACCGGCTTCGTCGATGCCACGCATCTAGATCATGTGTGTTTGCTCTCCTGTTCTCTTTACGGGTTGAAGCAGGCACCTTGGGCCTGGTACCAGCGCATCACCGCCTTCCTGCAGACGCTCGGATTTACATCGACTCGCTCTGATGCGTCCCTCTTTGTGTATCATCACGGAGTTGACACGGCCTACTTGCTGCTGTACGTCGATGACATCATTCTGACGGCATCCATTGTCGCGCTCCTCCAGCGGCTCACTGCTCGTCTTCGCGATGAGTTTGCTCTGAAGGACTTGGGTCCCCTGCATTACTTCCTTGGCATTGAGGTGGTTCGACGGCCAGATGGGTTCTTCCTGCACCAGCAGCGCTACGCCCATGAGCTTCTCGATCGAGCtggcatgcttaactgcaagcccgcTCCTACGCCCGTCGACACCAAGGCCAAGGTTTCCGCTTTGGAGGGTTCGCCTGCATCTAATGCGGCCTTCTACCGCTCCATTGTGGGTGCTTTGCAGTACCTGACCCTGACGCGCCCCGACTTGCAGTATGCTGTTCAGCAGGTCTGTCTCCACATGCATGCTCCGCGCGACTCCAATGGACTCTGGTGAAGCGTATTCTCCGATACATACGCGTCACCCAGTCTTTGGGACTTACGCTGacggcctccgcctccaccgacTTCGTCGCCTATTCTGATGCGGACTGGGCCGGCTGCCCGGACACACGGCGCTCCACCTCGGGGTACTGTGTCTACCTTGGGCCGCCCCTGATCTCTTGGTCCTCCAAGCGACAGCCCACTGTGTCCCGCTCGAGTGCCGAGGCTGAGTATCGAGCAGTGGCTAACGCTGTTGCTGAATGCTCTTGGCTCCGTCAGCTGCTTCAGGAGTTGCTTTGTGATGTTCACAAGGCCACGCTCGTCTACTGCAACAACGTCTCCGCCgtctacctctccgccaacccggTCCATCATCGTCGAACGAATCATACTGAGCTCGATATACACTTCGTTCGTGAGCAGGTGGCTCTTGGGTGCATCCGGGTCCTCCACGTCCCGACGGCGCAGCAGTTCGCCGACGTCATGATGAAAGGACTGCCTACTTCTGTTTTCGAGGAGTTCAGGTCCAGTCTTTGCGTCTCcggcgacgcttcgactgcggggaGGGGGGTGTTGAATATATGGTTTGTGCATGTATATTGTATAGCCTGGCCCACCTCCTAGTCTttgtatagttgaggttgtgGCCCACCTTGTACTCCATATATACGTGCGCTATGCACCGATCAAT
The Aegilops tauschii subsp. strangulata cultivar AL8/78 chromosome 3, Aet v6.0, whole genome shotgun sequence genome window above contains:
- the LOC109749747 gene encoding dual specificity protein phosphatase 1B isoform X1 gives rise to the protein MSVPEAGQSAGRDEQEMDDYEQHQTRVLMALMQGLCAARYRKADNTPCLVDQGLYLGSVGAALNNEALKSLNITHILVVARSLNPAFPAEFTYKKIEVLDSPDTDLGKHFGECFTFIDEGICTGGNVLVHCFAGRSRSVTVILAYLMKKHQMSLQSAMSLVRSKRPQIAPNAGFISQLVNFEKSLQVEQGQRTLQSN
- the LOC109749747 gene encoding dual specificity protein phosphatase 1B isoform X2 yields the protein MSVPEAGQSAGRDEQEMDDYEQHQTRVLMALMQGLCAARYRKADNTPCLVDQGLYLGSVGAALNNEALKSLNITHILVVARSLNPAFPAEFTYKKIEVLDSPDTDLGKHFGECFTFIDEGICTGGNVLVHCFAGRSRSVTVILAYLMKKHQMSLQSAMSLVRSKRPQIAPNAGFISQLVNFEKSLQG